One part of the Maridesulfovibrio bastinii DSM 16055 genome encodes these proteins:
- a CDS encoding hydantoinase/oxoprolinase family protein, which translates to MLLLGIDVGGTHTDAVAAGEDGIKARVKVATVHENLLSSIQNALEAITAEVDPGLIQQLNLSTTLSTNSIVEGKVEDVGMIVSAGPGIDPYSVMPCKNYHVIPGAVDHRGTETSPIDSNALKAAVDSCVADGIKVFASVSKFSPRNPSHEKTMQLALNGKADFITLGHKLTGRLNFPRRIATAYYNCAVWRIFNNFADAVSGTLEKTGLGHVKVNILKADGGTMPFQLSRDLPVQSIFSGPAASVMGIIALCDITQDSIIYDVGGTTTDIAIFVSGAPLIERDGIHIGSYPTLVRALKVRSIGIGGDSAVSLQSGTVRVGPNRLGPSMAFDGNHPTLTDALIWKGSCHCGSIEKSKKGFADFAAKNNISPDELAEKAINTAVGTIHDETRQLVDEINQQPVYTIHELLENRRIVPRKIYMMGGPAEALKDSIFQKFQLSTEVPPNYDVANAVGAALTRTTTDIELFADTEKGVMFIPSLGYRENIPRGYKLHDAEKDAMSHLLSHLGDLNIASAGENAEITASSSFNMINGYSTVGRNIRVKCQIKPGVVRTYS; encoded by the coding sequence ATGCTTCTTTTAGGAATTGATGTCGGCGGAACCCATACGGACGCGGTCGCCGCCGGAGAAGATGGAATCAAAGCGCGAGTAAAAGTCGCCACTGTTCATGAAAATCTGCTCTCTTCCATTCAGAATGCTCTTGAAGCTATCACCGCGGAAGTCGATCCGGGACTGATACAGCAGCTGAATCTGAGCACAACCCTTTCCACCAACTCTATTGTTGAAGGCAAGGTTGAAGACGTTGGGATGATTGTTTCTGCCGGACCGGGAATTGATCCGTATTCAGTCATGCCATGCAAAAATTACCATGTCATACCGGGAGCAGTTGATCACAGAGGGACCGAAACAAGCCCTATAGACAGCAATGCCTTAAAAGCTGCTGTAGACTCCTGCGTTGCAGACGGCATAAAAGTCTTTGCTTCGGTTTCAAAATTTTCCCCCAGAAATCCTTCCCATGAGAAAACAATGCAGCTTGCACTAAACGGCAAGGCGGACTTCATAACTCTGGGACATAAGCTTACCGGAAGACTCAACTTTCCAAGGCGTATAGCCACTGCATATTACAATTGCGCTGTCTGGCGCATTTTCAATAATTTTGCGGATGCAGTTTCCGGCACTCTTGAGAAAACAGGTCTGGGACACGTTAAAGTCAACATTCTTAAAGCAGATGGTGGCACCATGCCATTTCAGCTTTCAAGAGACCTTCCGGTGCAGTCCATTTTTTCCGGCCCTGCGGCAAGTGTCATGGGAATCATAGCCCTGTGCGATATCACTCAAGATTCCATTATTTATGATGTCGGCGGAACAACCACGGATATTGCCATATTCGTAAGCGGTGCTCCGCTCATTGAGCGTGACGGAATTCATATAGGTTCCTATCCCACTCTTGTGAGAGCTCTTAAAGTCCGCTCTATCGGCATTGGAGGAGACTCGGCGGTATCTCTGCAAAGCGGAACCGTAAGGGTCGGCCCCAACCGTCTGGGACCTTCAATGGCCTTCGACGGCAATCATCCGACATTAACCGATGCCCTGATCTGGAAAGGATCATGCCACTGCGGCAGCATTGAGAAATCCAAAAAAGGATTTGCCGATTTTGCTGCCAAAAATAACATCTCCCCTGACGAGCTGGCTGAAAAAGCAATTAATACTGCTGTTGGCACCATCCATGATGAAACAAGACAGCTTGTTGACGAAATAAACCAGCAGCCGGTCTATACCATCCATGAGCTTCTTGAGAACAGGCGTATTGTTCCCAGAAAGATATACATGATGGGCGGCCCTGCTGAAGCCCTGAAAGACAGCATCTTTCAGAAATTTCAGCTTTCCACCGAAGTTCCGCCAAACTATGACGTAGCCAATGCGGTAGGAGCCGCACTGACCAGAACCACAACGGACATAGAATTATTTGCGGACACTGAAAAAGGTGTGATGTTCATCCCCTCGCTTGGTTATCGTGAAAATATTCCCCGCGGTTACAAGCTGCATGATGCTGAAAAAGATGCCATGAGCCATCTGCTCTCCCATCTCGGAGACCTAAACATAGCTTCTGCCGGAGAAAATGCGGAAATTACAGCCTCATCCTCATTTAATATGATTAATGGCTATTCCACGGTAGGGCGAAATATCAGGGTAAAATGTCAGATAAAACCCGGCGTTGTCCGGACTTATTCATAA
- a CDS encoding histone deacetylase family protein, whose product MLKAKNSLGMIFFPAFDWAISPTHPEREERLLYTQDQLLEEGIFDIEGIQEYKPAVATTEDVERVHFCFPDVDSIVTRSHYISAGGAIKAAQIVMEGEKQRAFAMVRPPGHHAMKTVLGSRGFCTINIEAIMCEYIRKMYGPKRIAIVDTDCHHGDGTQDVYWHDPDTLYISMHQDGRTLFPGTGFPQECGGPKALGRTINIPLPPGTSDTGFMMVMERVVMPILEDFKPDLIINSAGQDNHFTDPITNMNFSAQGYAALNTMLNPDIAVLEGGYSIQGALPYVNLGISMAMAGLDYSHVREPDFNPESLKESQDILNYISSLCDAIPDIYFNPPEKTSDGVVKDGWSVRHKNIFYDTGGFSESQTESLYLCDDCRGILKVETGKQSGPRGLGVEIPRNACKHCRDLALKIVEEAQNKSSNRYVQLINRQDEEYIRYGF is encoded by the coding sequence ATGCTCAAGGCCAAAAACAGTCTTGGAATGATTTTTTTCCCGGCTTTCGACTGGGCCATATCACCAACACATCCAGAACGTGAAGAACGACTGCTCTACACTCAGGACCAGCTTCTTGAAGAAGGCATCTTCGATATTGAAGGGATTCAGGAGTACAAACCGGCAGTCGCCACAACAGAAGATGTTGAACGGGTTCACTTCTGCTTTCCGGATGTAGATTCAATAGTTACCCGCTCGCACTATATCTCGGCTGGCGGAGCTATTAAAGCTGCACAGATAGTTATGGAAGGCGAAAAACAGCGGGCTTTCGCAATGGTTCGTCCCCCCGGACACCATGCAATGAAAACGGTCCTGGGATCACGCGGATTCTGCACAATAAACATTGAAGCGATCATGTGTGAATACATACGCAAAATGTACGGACCGAAACGCATAGCCATTGTAGATACCGACTGCCATCACGGAGATGGAACTCAGGATGTTTACTGGCATGACCCGGACACCCTTTACATATCCATGCATCAGGACGGCAGAACCCTTTTCCCCGGAACAGGATTCCCGCAGGAATGCGGAGGCCCCAAAGCACTTGGAAGAACAATAAATATTCCGCTGCCTCCGGGAACATCAGATACAGGTTTCATGATGGTGATGGAACGGGTTGTCATGCCTATTCTGGAAGACTTCAAACCGGACCTGATCATAAATTCAGCAGGACAGGATAATCACTTTACCGATCCTATCACAAATATGAATTTTTCAGCTCAGGGTTATGCCGCGCTGAATACCATGCTTAATCCTGATATTGCGGTTCTTGAAGGTGGTTACTCCATTCAGGGAGCACTGCCTTATGTGAATCTGGGAATATCAATGGCCATGGCCGGACTTGATTACTCTCATGTCCGCGAACCAGATTTCAACCCTGAATCATTGAAGGAATCACAGGATATCCTTAACTATATATCATCACTTTGTGATGCCATACCTGACATTTACTTCAATCCCCCTGAAAAGACATCTGACGGTGTAGTTAAAGACGGCTGGTCAGTCCGGCATAAAAATATCTTTTATGACACCGGAGGATTTTCTGAATCCCAGACGGAATCACTTTACCTGTGTGACGACTGCAGGGGAATTCTGAAAGTTGAGACGGGAAAACAGAGCGGACCGCGCGGTCTTGGAGTTGAGATACCTCGGAATGCCTGTAAACATTGCCGTGATCTGGCTTTAAAAATTGTGGAAGAAGCGCAGAATAAAAGCAGCAATCGTTATGTCCAGCTTATCAACAGGCAGGACGAAGAATATATCCGCTACGGTTTTTAG
- a CDS encoding 4-hydroxybenzoate octaprenyltransferase: MKDPVVLNKLKSFWVNLKIVCRMIKIEHSIFALPFAYAGIFLGSHGWPKFVPFVLLTIAMVAIRSFAMAYNRLADINIDVDNPRTRGRALVTGELSVSFTTFFIIACGVIFILACMGLNEVCLQLSPFALIWSALYSYTKRFTKLCHFFLGSVLALAPIAGWISVDPRFHIAQFLMFFGVLFWVAGFDILYATQDRKFDRNYGLHSIPAQLGLDKSLTISTFCHVNTAVFFLLAGFAAGMGFIYFLVVGVSCIILIYEHSVISSKDMSKVNMAFFTLNGAISILFFFGVMLDVLT; encoded by the coding sequence ATGAAAGATCCTGTTGTTCTCAATAAATTAAAATCATTTTGGGTGAATTTAAAGATTGTCTGCCGCATGATTAAGATCGAGCATTCGATTTTTGCGCTGCCTTTTGCTTATGCCGGAATCTTCCTTGGTTCACACGGCTGGCCTAAATTTGTACCTTTTGTTTTGCTTACCATCGCAATGGTCGCCATACGTTCGTTTGCCATGGCTTATAACCGTCTGGCAGATATCAATATTGATGTTGATAACCCCAGAACTCGTGGCAGGGCTCTGGTAACCGGAGAGCTGAGTGTAAGTTTCACCACTTTTTTTATAATAGCCTGCGGGGTGATTTTTATTCTGGCCTGTATGGGGTTGAATGAAGTCTGTCTCCAGCTTTCTCCCTTTGCTCTGATCTGGTCGGCTCTGTACAGCTATACCAAGCGTTTCACGAAGTTGTGTCATTTCTTTCTAGGTTCTGTTCTGGCTCTGGCTCCTATTGCCGGTTGGATAAGTGTTGACCCCCGTTTTCATATTGCCCAGTTTCTGATGTTTTTCGGTGTTCTTTTCTGGGTTGCCGGTTTTGATATTCTTTACGCCACGCAGGATCGCAAGTTTGACCGCAATTACGGGCTGCACTCAATTCCGGCACAGCTCGGGCTTGATAAGTCGCTGACCATTTCCACTTTCTGTCATGTTAATACCGCTGTTTTCTTCCTGCTGGCAGGTTTTGCTGCGGGTATGGGCTTTATTTATTTTCTGGTCGTGGGAGTCTCCTGCATAATTCTTATCTATGAACACAGCGTTATTTCCTCCAAGGATATGAGCAAAGTGAATATGGCCTTTTTTACTCTTAACGGAGCTATTTCAATACTGTTCTTCTTTGGAGTAATGCTGGATGTTCTGACCTAG
- a CDS encoding DMT family transporter, translating into MKLLFLFIAAAFGALAPTQAGVNMKLRDYMGDPILAAFVSFAVGTVLLLGYALIARMEWPAVAELSRGPWWMWTGGLMGAFFVASAVIIAPVLGAGTMMCWMIAGQILASLYLDHFGLLGYAVREISPMRVLGALLVVAGAILVKKF; encoded by the coding sequence ATGAAATTACTTTTTCTGTTTATTGCGGCTGCATTCGGAGCTCTTGCACCGACTCAAGCCGGAGTAAACATGAAACTCCGGGATTACATGGGTGATCCTATTCTTGCAGCTTTTGTTTCATTTGCTGTCGGTACTGTTTTGCTTCTTGGTTATGCCTTGATTGCGCGCATGGAATGGCCGGCGGTTGCGGAATTATCCAGAGGACCATGGTGGATGTGGACCGGCGGACTAATGGGAGCTTTTTTTGTTGCTTCCGCTGTTATTATTGCCCCTGTTCTCGGAGCAGGAACCATGATGTGCTGGATGATCGCCGGGCAGATACTGGCTTCACTTTATCTGGACCACTTTGGACTGCTGGGGTATGCGGTGAGAGAGATTTCTCCTATGAGAGTGTTAGGCGCTCTGCTGGTTGTAGCCGGCGCGATTCTAGTTAAAAAATTCTGA